TTCCATCAACACTTCTAAAAATCTTAAAATAATCAGAATTCAATTCTGACCCTGTGAGCCAACTCAACTGAATGTATCTATCTTTCTGAATACCCTCAAAATCACTAATACCTAAAGGCAAAATACTACCACAAGCATTACAATAGACACCGGAATAGGTGGTTGAATATGTGATAATTTCATCTGCTCTGTTTGCAGTTCCGGACACCCGAATTGTTGCCGGTCCAGCAAGCGTATAGCTATCCGTGAGTGTTGCATTAGAAGCTCCCGTTTGAAAGGGCTTTGGTCCACCGGGAATATCTACTTTTAGTTGATCACCTGCGTCTGCTCCTGAAGCAGTACAACCAGGTCTATTCTGCATTACAGCGGTAACTGTAAACGTGCAACCGTCTGGAACAACAATATCAACTGACATTGGTAACTCCCCTGCGGTACAATTCCCAGAAACACCACTACCACAATTAGGGCCACCGAATGAAGTTAAATCGCAACTAGCTAAACAACCACACCCTGCACCTGTTACACCAAGTGTTCCTTCTGGACATTGCCCCTTCACCTCTTTTGTTAAAACCAACATGAAGCAAACCAATATGATATTGCAAATGCGTTTCATAATTAAATTAATAATTTGCAAAATTTCAGCTAAGCGGTTTCGGATTATCCCGCACAGAACGGGACTCTTATAGGGTGTTCGCTTAATTCAGTACAAAACAGATATCAATTGTACAAAACAAAGTTATGAAAAAACTGGGCAGACCTAATTACTAGAATGTTAACAATCAATCAACGTTCAATGGCGTGAATGCAAACATACTTTCCAATGCGACTTTGCACGTTTGGATCGTCAGAATCCCATTGACCTTCACGTTCTGTCAGAGAAAATTTTGCTGTTTGATCAATCAACGGTTTGAGATCACCCGGATCAGCGCCATCTGAGCAGTCAAATTTCACAAACCACTCACTATTTTCATACACCAAAAAATAATCACCAACCCCTTCAATCAATCGGCCGGCTTTGTTTTCAAAAGGCACATAAATCACTTTTGCTTCAACTTGCTTTTGAGCACTTGGATCTGATGCGTTTGATTCAGTGGGTGTCATTTCTTCACTTGTTTCTGCTGACTTTCTTGTATGGCATGCGCTCAAACCAAACATGAACAAACTCATTATCAAAATTATTTTCATCACCTGAATTTAAGAACATTCTTTGCTTTACTACAACCTTATCTTGATAAAGTTCTTCTGCAAGATAAAAAAAACCGCCCTGGTGAGGACGGTTTTCTGTTATTTGAATAATTATTACTAATCAAACGTACCAATAAATGCTTTAGATTTTGCTTTTTTCTTAACTACACAACCTTGCACTACAAAAGGTAACACCTGTCCACCTACCGACATTTTCATTGAGTGGGCAATGATCAATCCTTTACCCATGTCACGGTAATCACCATACGCAATTACTATAGTCATCACTCCTTCTTCTGTTGTGGTAAATGTTTCTTTCATATCAAGCATGCCGGTTTCAACATTGTAATACTCGTATGAAAACTCATTTACATTGTTCACTTGCGTAATTTTCACTTTATAATATTCTTTACCGTCAACTACATCAATTCCTAATAATTCAACTTTAATTGAATCATCTTGCAAATAATATAGTTGAACAAAAGGGAACGATGATTTCTGACGTTTTGCAATTTCATTTTCATCATATTTTGTTGAACCTTGACCCATGGCAAATGTACCTCCTTCAGTTCCGTTAAACCATTCTTTTTGTTGGGTGCCGTTCATCATCGGACTGCTAACCTTCATTATAAATGCTGACATGTTTGGTTTTCCTTCATAAGTGACTAAAGTCAGTGACCCACCAATCTCAGGTAAATCAGCAAGGTACGATGTTTGAATAAAACCAATACGGGCAAGTTTTGCGTCAAAACCGGCTTGATCATTTACCATAAAGCAATTGAAAGCAAATTGATTAAAAATAGTTTCTAAGGTAACGCCATCCGGAACTTGTTTCAACTGTGCTTTGTCATTGCCATAATAATCTTTGTAATGAATAGCATTAGATGCATCAAATACTTTTAATTTTTCAGCTATCTCTTGATTACCTACTACCAGAATATTCAAATTTTCAGGGCGCAGGTATTTTTGTGCAACGCGCAATACATCTTCTTTTGTTACCTTTTCAAGATTCATCAGATAATTTGAATAATAATCTTTAGGTAAATTATAACGGATAGTATTCAGCGCAAAACGAGCAACCGTTTCAGGACTTTCCAAAGATCTTGCAAAAGCACCGGTCATTGAGCTTTTCACCAGGCTGAGTTCTTCATCTGTTACCCCATTGGTAAACATATTTTGTATTTCATAAATAATTTGGACAATAGCACTGTCAGTAACTTCATTTCTGAAACTTCCGCCGGCTGAAAAAATTCCAATAATTTCATCTGGTGCTATAGAAGAATAACAACCATAGGTGTATGCTTTGTCTTCACGCAAATTGGCCATTAATCTGGCTGAAAAACTTCCTCCACCCAAAATGCCATTCATAACGCTCAGCGCAATTGCATCAGGATGTCCCGGTTTTAATTCTACCGTGTGCGAAATATCAATAACACTTTGAACTGCCCCCGGTTTATCAACAAAAAACACATTGTTTCCTTTCAATACAGGCAATGGATAAACCGGACGTTTCAATTCAGCTCCTTTTTGCCATTTTGCAAAATATTTATCTACATACGATTTTGCCTCAGCTTGTGAAATATCTCCCACAATTACTAGATAGGCGTAATTAGGAATAAAATTTCTTTTGTAGAAATCTTTCACATCATCAACCGTAATATTATTCACCGTAGTTTCAGTAGCTACTTCACCATAAGGGTGAGCAGCGCCATAATTTACCACGCCGCTGACAATACCAGAAATTGAATTTGGGTCAGAAGGAATAGAAGATAAATTAGATAATGTTTGAGAAATAATGCGGTCAAAATCTTCTTGCGGGAAAGCCGGATTAAAAATCATATCACTCAATAATTCCAATAACTGAGGTGTATGTTTCTTCAATGATGAAGCAAAAAATCCTCTTGGAGTAGTGAATAAAGAAGCTCCGATATAATCAATTTTCTGATCAAAAACATCTTTAGTCATAGACGTGGTACCACAAGCCATCAACTCACCAAAAATCTGGTTAAGTCCGGCTTTATCACCCATGGCTACCGTTGGATAATCTATATATAACTGAAAGGATACTTTAGGTAATTTATGATTTTCTACTACAATAACTTTCAACCCGTTTTCAAGCGTGATGGCATCCGGAATATTGAATTTTATTTCAGGATTAGGTTGCGCCTTTGGTGCTGTTGAACGATCAACCTGAGCAAATGATAACATGCCGGCGATACAGAGAACAACGAATGCAAAATATTTTTTCATCTTTTATCTTTTTTAATACAATACTGAGAACATTTTTTCATTAACTATTCTCCTTGTTTTGGTAAATAATAGAGCACTACTCTATTTGATTTGGTGAAATATGTTTTAGCAACGCGCTGAATATCTTCACGCGTTACGGCCATGTATTTATCAATTTCAGTATTGATCAGGTTTGCGCTTTTTTTGTAGACATGATAATCAGCCAGCGTTTCTGCTATACCTGCCATGGTTGAATTGCGCGTGATAAAATCACTTTCAATCATGTTGCGTAATTTACCTAATTCATCTTCTGAAATTAATTCATTTTGCAATCTCTCAACCTCAGCCTGAATTGCGGCCTCCAAATCTTTTAAATCACCCCCCATTGGCGGAATAGCAAGCATGATAGCCACACCCGGATCTTCTAACGGATAAGGAAAAGAAAGTGCGAATAATGCTTTTTCTTTTTCAACCAAATTTTTATTCAAACGAGAACTGTTACCTTGTGATAAAATCATAGACATCATTTCAACCGCATAATGATCAGCATGTATCAATTCAGGTGTACGATATGCAATTGCAATTGCCGGTAACTGAATATTATCGTACACGGTATCGCGCACTTCAGCTTTCAACAGTCCCTCTTTGATAGTTGGGCGTGGAATTTCTCTTGGTTTGTCCGATACATTCGGAAAATATTTTTTAATGAAATCTTCCGTAGACAAATCACGTTCATAATCACCAATAAAATCTTTTGAAGTTTCACGACCTTTCAGTTGCTCACCGTATTTTGCCTGAAATTTTTCGAGCGTTAAAAATTCTTTGTCACGATACACGTCTAATTTATCACCGTTAGGTATTGATCCAAAATAAGTGGCAATCCATTTTTTAGTTTGTTCAATATTCAAATCACCGGCAATAGAAAGTGTTGCGTTGTGAGGAACATAAAACGTGCGATAAAAATTCACGTAATCATCTTCCTGTGCAGCATCCAAGTCTTCCATGCTTCCGATTGGTTGCCATTTATATGGATGCTCACTATAAGCTCTTCTGAAAATTTCATACATTAAACCACCGTACGGTTGATTATCCATACGTTGACGCTTTTCTTCCTTTACAACTTCACGTTGCGTTTCAATTCCTATATTCTCAACTTTGGCATGCAATAATCTTTCTGATTCAAGCCAGATACCTAATTCCAGTTGATTTGAAGGCAATATTTCATAATAAAAAGTGCGATCTTGTGTGGTATTGGCATTCAGTGTACCGCCTGCACCCTCAACATATTTATCAAATTGATGTCTGTCAATATTTTCAGTACCCTCAAACATGAGATGTTCAAAAAAGTGTGCAAACCCTGTGCGGCCCTCTTTTTCATTTTTTGACCCCACGTGATACATAATAGTAACCGCAGTAATGGGCGTTGAATGATCTTCATGCAAAATAACATGAAGGCCGTTTGGCAGATCGTATTCAACAAATTCAATTTTTTTTCGATCCTGTGCAAAGGTTGACAAAACAACAAACATCAGCGCACAAGTCATAAGGAATTTAAACTTCATCTGATCTCTTTTTAGTGAAGAACAAAAATAAGAACTGTTTCTCAATAAATACCTCTCGGTTGATGATTGGTAAAAAATGACCGTAAAAGGTATTTTTCAAAGGCTCAGCTTGTATCGTGAGCCCTTGTTAACAGAGATTTAAACACCTCATCAGCACTAAATCAAATGTAATGTGTCGGTAGTATTTATCAGGATGACATCGTGTTTTTTTTACTAATGCTGCATAATTCACTTATTAAGCACTATTTTTAGCCTGCAGCGGAATCATCAAAAAAAAACAACTGACAAGAAACGCTTTGTAAAAATTGACATTTGCATGAAAAAACTAGTCCTGATTTTTTTGTTATCATCATCATTGCACGCCTTCAATCATGAAGTGTATTCACTTACAGAAGATTTACATACTAAACTCAACGCAGGAGATTCTTCCGGATTTTTTAATTTTTTCACCAAAGATGCGCTACTGCATAATTTGAGTGAAACCGGACTAGAAACTATCACACTTGAAGCTTTTGCAGGTGTTCTCACTAAATTCAGATCAGGCGAATACAAAGAAGATTTTACCCAAATTGAAGTTCGTGATCTTGAAACCGGATTGGTATACGCCGATGTGAGTTTCAGTTTTTTTATTAATGAGAAACTCGCTTTCACAGGCATTGATCATGTTTTATGGATCAAAGAAAACAATCAATGGAAAATTACCACCTTATATACAGGAGCATTAAAACCAAAATTTACCACATCAGGAGGAAATGGAATTCTTACCCAGCAATTGGATTCATCCATGAATCAATGGCATTTGGATGTGGCTGAATTCAGGTTAGAACAATATTTTAATTTCATGGCTGATGAGTTTATTTTTTTAGGAACTGATCCTTCAGAACGATGGACAAAAAAAGAATTCTACCAATTTTGTGAACCATACTTTGAAAAAAAATCAACCTGGAATTTTAAAACAAACCAACGCTATTGGTATCTCAACAGTAGTGAAGATGTTGCCTGGTTTGAAGAATCACTGGATACTTGGATGGAAGAATGTCGCGGATCAGGCGTATTAGTGAAACAAAATAATGAATGGAAAATAGCGCACTATAATTTAAGTGTGTTGATTGAAAACGAGAAAGTAGATAAATTTATCAAACTGAGAAAAAAATAAATCGCATGCTTAAAATAGATATGCATACTCATATTCTTCCGGCTGAAATGCCTAACTGGACAAACAAGTTTGGTTATGGAGATTTCATCTGGCTGAAACAAACTGAAAATGCAGGATTTGCTGACATGATGAAAGGAAACCAATTCTTCAGGCGCATTGAAGAAAATTGCTGGAATGAAACGATGCGCATTCACGATTATGAAAAATTTCAAACTCAAGTGCAGGTTGTTTGCACAGTACCTGTAATGTTTTCATATTGGGCAAAACCAAATGACACGCTTGCACTGAGCCAGTTTTTAAATGATCATATTGCTGATTTACAAGCACGATTTCCAAAAAATTATTTAGGTCTTGGAACTGTACCAATGCAAGATCCGCAATTAGCAATTCAGGAACTTTACAGACTGAAATCTGAACTACATATGCCGGGCATACAAATTGGTTCAAACATCCATGATGAAAATTTGAGTGATCCTAAATACTTTGAATTTTTTAAAGAAGCAGAAAAGTTGAACATGGCCATTATGATTCATCCGTGGGAAATGATGGGTGAAAAGAGCATGCAGAAATACTGGCTACCGTGGTTAGTTGGCATGCCTGCTGAAACAGCGCGCGCCGCAGCAAGTTTGATTTTTGGCGGAATTCTTGAACGCTTGCCTCAACTGCGAGTACTTTTTTCACATGCCGGTGGATCTTTCATTCCAACCATTGGCAGACTAGAGCATGGTTTCAATTGCCGACCGGATTTGGTGGCTGTTGACAATAAAAAAAATCCTCGCACCTATCTCGGAAAATTTTGGGTTGATTCCATTACCCATGATTTAGATTTATTAAAATACATTTTGAAAATTCAAGGTTCAAAAAAAGTGTGCCTGGGTTCTGACTATCCTTTTCCCTTAGGTGATTTAGAGATTGGAAAATTCATTGAAGAAAGTGATTTACCAGCTGAAGTAATCGAAGACATTTTCTGCAATTCTACACTTGAATGGCTTCAGTTAGAGAAAGAAAAATTCTTGTGAACGTGAACATATTAAACTAACTTCTCATGAAAATGAAATCAGGTTTGGTCATGTTATTGGTGTATATTTTACCTTGTATATTTTTATCATGCCTTGCAACAAAAAATAAAAAAGAGTCACTTGAACTCACTGAAAAAAATGCCGCACCAGAATATGAGATTGAAGACACAACACCGCGTGTAACGGGCATAGGCGGTATTTTTTTTAGGTCAGAAAATCCTTCCAACCTCAATGCATGGTACGGAAAACATTTGGGATTAGCTATTGATGATTACGGCTCACCCTTTGAATTCAGAAACGCCAATCAGCCTGATCAAATTAATTATTTGCGCTGGAGTCCTTTTGAAAAAAACACCAAATATCTTCAACCTTCAGAAAAAGACTTCATGATCAATTATCGCGTGTACAATTTAGAAGGCTTGGTCAGGAATATGAAAAACGACAGCATTGAGTTTTTAGATGAGATCACTAATTACGATTACGGAAAATTTATTCATCTCATAGATCCTGAAGGAAATAAATTGGAATTATGGGAACCTAACGATGCTTTTCTGACAACATTGGGTGGTAAAACAACAAAATAATTCGTGGGGTATATGTTTTACAAAGGCTTAAATTTTATTGGATTTATTCGCATCATGTTTTCACCGGTACTGATTTTTACTTTGCTTGGAGGCATTATCTACTATACTTTGCTTCACGACACATTCGCAGGTAAATTAACTTGGACTTTATTGATCATACTCGGATTTATCCTTGGAGTTTTGTGGGCAATGAAAATTGCAAAACGACAAGATCCGCAATCTTATCTTTCAAAAATGAGTTCATCAGAAGACATTGGTAGCGGAATTAAAAAAGATGCAAAAAAAAAATCCCCCGGCGTAGCGGAGGATTTTAACTATTAATTCACGTTGAGTTTCTTTTCTAGATCTTCAAGATATCCTTTGAATTGTTTATCTGTTTCAGCAAGGTTATTCACCGTGCGACAAGCATGTAAAACCGTTGCGTGATCTTTACCTCCGCATTGTGCACCAATACTTGCCAGAGACCATTTAGTCATTTTCTTAGCGAAATACATTGCAATTTGTCTTGCCTGCACAACTTCACGTTTGCGCGTTTTAGATTTCAATAATTCAATTGGCAGGTTGAAATAATCACATACAATTTTGTGAATGTAATCCATGGACACTTCACGTGCAGTGTTTTTCACAAACTTGTCAATCATTTTTTTGGCAAGTTCAAGATTGATGGCTTTTTTATTCAATGAAGCATGAGCAATCAAAGAAGTAAGCGCACCTTCCATTTCACGGATATTGGTATTAATGCTGTATGCAAGATATTCCAACACATCATCAGAAATTTCAACACCATTACCATAAATTTTTCTTTGCAGAATGGCAATTCTTGTTTCAAGACCCGGAGCTTGAACATCAGCAGAGAGCCCCCATTTGAAACGAGACAGGAGTCTTTGCTCAATACCTTTCATTTCAACCGGTGGTTTATCAGCAGTAAGCACAATTTGTTTACCTGACTGGTGAAGGTGATTGAAAATATGGAAGAAAGCGTCTTGTGTTTTTTCTTTCCCTGCAAAAAATTCTACATCATCCAAAATCAAAACGTCCATCAGTTTATAAAAATTGATGAAGTCATTGGTTGTATTGTTTTTGATTGAATCAATAAACTGTCTGGTGAATGTTTCAGCTTGTGTATATAAAACTGTTTTGTTTGGGAATTGATTTTTAATTCCAATTCCAATTGCATGAGCAAGATGCGTTTTACCTAAACCAACACCTCCATATATAAGGAGTGGGTTAAATGCGGTACCACCAGGTTTATTTGCTACAGCATAAGCAGCAGATCTGGCCAGACGATTGCAATCTCCTTCAATAAAATTGTCAAACGAGTAAGTAGGATTCAGGTTAGACTCAACATTAACTTTTTTCAGTCCGGGAATAACAAACGGGTTTCTAATTGGATTATCACCAATATTCAGTGGCATATTCACTGGTGTATTGGTAACATCTTGTTTGCTATTGGTTGGAAGCTTAACCGTGTACGGAGTTTTTTTGTCCGAACTCCGATCCATAATGATGGAGTACTCCAGTTTAGCATCGGGACCAATTTCTTTTTTAATCACCTTTTTCAGGAGATCAATATAATGTTCTTCTAACCACTCGTAAAAAAAATGAGAAGGAACCTGCAATGTCAAAACCTTATTCTTGAATTTCACCGGAACAATTGGCTCAAACCAGGTTTTAAAGCTTTGTAGGCTGATATTATCCTTTATAACTTTGAGGCAATCTTCCCAAATTGATTCATGGTTTTTTTTGTCTTTCATTCAGGTAAGGGGTTAGTATTAATTTCTTTCGCCGGTTGATTCTTTGTTGAAAAAATCAGTGAACAAATATTCACATAAAAAAGTTATAAAAAAAATTTTTTGGAGGTTGTTTTTTAAAAAAATTTTACTTCGTGTTAATGTAAAATTTCACAGACTTTTTTTTGGGTTTTCTTTGGATTAATTATAAATATTACTATGTAGAGTACTTTCCTATACATTCATTTAGTATGATGCAAACCATATCAGGCGCTGACATTCATCAGGCAGATCAATTTGAACCAAAAAGTGTCAACTGAAATTGCTTTGAAAAATCTACCATGTTGGTATAACTAATATATTTGATACCCATACCTTTCACAAGATACAAATATAATGTACACATACAACACACAAATCAGAATTCGTTACAGTGAAACTGATCGCATGGGTTACTGTTACTACGGAAACTACGCTCAGTTTTTTGAAATTGGCAGAGTTGAAACCTTGCGTTCGCTTGGTATAAGTTATAAAGAATTAGAAGATCAAGGTATCATGTTACCTGTTTTAGATTATCAGGTGCGCTTTTTAAAACCGGCATTTTATGATGATTTGTTGACAATCAAAACAACGATTTCAAAATTGCCCTCAGCACGCATTGTATTTGATTATGAAATTTTGAATGAAAACAACGTGCTAATTTCAACTGCACAAACTACATTGGTTTTTATTCAGGATAAAACGATGAAACCATGCATGGTTCCTCAACATCTGCTTGAAAAAATCAAGCCGTTTTTTTGAAAGTTAGATTAGATGTCTGTGCAGGTGAAGGTAAAATTGTCTAGACTGGTCGTGTCTTTTTTGTTCTGATAATGCTGCTCAATGGTGAACTCCTCATCATCTGATGGTTTGATACACTGGCTTTCCATCTTCACCGTATCATCTACATACAATATCTGGTTTGAATAGGTAGTTGTAACTTCTTGTTCTCCATTTAATGTTTGCTCAATGGTAGTGACAGTAAAACTATAAGAGCATTTTTTGCACTTTTCGCAAGAAGGTAAAAGAAAAATAAAAGCGAGTATAAAAAAGGCAGACTGACGTCGCATAGTTTTAAATTTGTTCAAAGATATAAAACTAATGATTCGAAAAATTATTGTAACAGACGATAATTCAAAATCAATTTACGTTGAATCACTGAATGAAACGTATCACTCAACACACGGCGCATTGCAAGAGGCGCAGCATGTTTTTATTGAACATGGTCTAAAATCTACCCAATTAAAAAAGAATGTTAAAATATTTGAAATGGGATTTGGCACCGGCCTCAACGCCATACTCACCATCATCTACTGTTTAGAAAATAATTTACCGCTATATTATATAGGCGTAGAAAAATATCCGTTGAGTCAAATTGAAATTGAGCAAGTCAATTCAACCCATTTACCAGAATTGAAAAAATTTTCCGCGCTTTACAAACTGATTCAC
This genomic stretch from Crocinitomicaceae bacterium harbors:
- a CDS encoding insulinase family protein, which gives rise to MKFKFLMTCALMFVVLSTFAQDRKKIEFVEYDLPNGLHVILHEDHSTPITAVTIMYHVGSKNEKEGRTGFAHFFEHLMFEGTENIDRHQFDKYVEGAGGTLNANTTQDRTFYYEILPSNQLELGIWLESERLLHAKVENIGIETQREVVKEEKRQRMDNQPYGGLMYEIFRRAYSEHPYKWQPIGSMEDLDAAQEDDYVNFYRTFYVPHNATLSIAGDLNIEQTKKWIATYFGSIPNGDKLDVYRDKEFLTLEKFQAKYGEQLKGRETSKDFIGDYERDLSTEDFIKKYFPNVSDKPREIPRPTIKEGLLKAEVRDTVYDNIQLPAIAIAYRTPELIHADHYAVEMMSMILSQGNSSRLNKNLVEKEKALFALSFPYPLEDPGVAIMLAIPPMGGDLKDLEAAIQAEVERLQNELISEDELGKLRNMIESDFITRNSTMAGIAETLADYHVYKKSANLINTEIDKYMAVTREDIQRVAKTYFTKSNRVVLYYLPKQGE
- a CDS encoding insulinase family protein, whose translation is MKKYFAFVVLCIAGMLSFAQVDRSTAPKAQPNPEIKFNIPDAITLENGLKVIVVENHKLPKVSFQLYIDYPTVAMGDKAGLNQIFGELMACGTTSMTKDVFDQKIDYIGASLFTTPRGFFASSLKKHTPQLLELLSDMIFNPAFPQEDFDRIISQTLSNLSSIPSDPNSISGIVSGVVNYGAAHPYGEVATETTVNNITVDDVKDFYKRNFIPNYAYLVIVGDISQAEAKSYVDKYFAKWQKGAELKRPVYPLPVLKGNNVFFVDKPGAVQSVIDISHTVELKPGHPDAIALSVMNGILGGGSFSARLMANLREDKAYTYGCYSSIAPDEIIGIFSAGGSFRNEVTDSAIVQIIYEIQNMFTNGVTDEELSLVKSSMTGAFARSLESPETVARFALNTIRYNLPKDYYSNYLMNLEKVTKEDVLRVAQKYLRPENLNILVVGNQEIAEKLKVFDASNAIHYKDYYGNDKAQLKQVPDGVTLETIFNQFAFNCFMVNDQAGFDAKLARIGFIQTSYLADLPEIGGSLTLVTYEGKPNMSAFIMKVSSPMMNGTQQKEWFNGTEGGTFAMGQGSTKYDENEIAKRQKSSFPFVQLYYLQDDSIKVELLGIDVVDGKEYYKVKITQVNNVNEFSYEYYNVETGMLDMKETFTTTEEGVMTIVIAYGDYRDMGKGLIIAHSMKMSVGGQVLPFVVQGCVVKKKAKSKAFIGTFD
- a CDS encoding amidohydrolase, giving the protein MHTHILPAEMPNWTNKFGYGDFIWLKQTENAGFADMMKGNQFFRRIEENCWNETMRIHDYEKFQTQVQVVCTVPVMFSYWAKPNDTLALSQFLNDHIADLQARFPKNYLGLGTVPMQDPQLAIQELYRLKSELHMPGIQIGSNIHDENLSDPKYFEFFKEAEKLNMAIMIHPWEMMGEKSMQKYWLPWLVGMPAETARAAASLIFGGILERLPQLRVLFSHAGGSFIPTIGRLEHGFNCRPDLVAVDNKKNPRTYLGKFWVDSITHDLDLLKYILKIQGSKKVCLGSDYPFPLGDLEIGKFIEESDLPAEVIEDIFCNSTLEWLQLEKEKFL
- a CDS encoding VOC family protein, translating into MEDTTPRVTGIGGIFFRSENPSNLNAWYGKHLGLAIDDYGSPFEFRNANQPDQINYLRWSPFEKNTKYLQPSEKDFMINYRVYNLEGLVRNMKNDSIEFLDEITNYDYGKFIHLIDPEGNKLELWEPNDAFLTTLGGKTTK
- a CDS encoding nuclear transport factor 2 family protein, translating into MKKLVLIFLLSSSLHAFNHEVYSLTEDLHTKLNAGDSSGFFNFFTKDALLHNLSETGLETITLEAFAGVLTKFRSGEYKEDFTQIEVRDLETGLVYADVSFSFFINEKLAFTGIDHVLWIKENNQWKITTLYTGALKPKFTTSGGNGILTQQLDSSMNQWHLDVAEFRLEQYFNFMADEFIFLGTDPSERWTKKEFYQFCEPYFEKKSTWNFKTNQRYWYLNSSEDVAWFEESLDTWMEECRGSGVLVKQNNEWKIAHYNLSVLIENEKVDKFIKLRKK
- the dnaA gene encoding chromosomal replication initiator protein DnaA, producing the protein MKDKKNHESIWEDCLKVIKDNISLQSFKTWFEPIVPVKFKNKVLTLQVPSHFFYEWLEEHYIDLLKKVIKKEIGPDAKLEYSIIMDRSSDKKTPYTVKLPTNSKQDVTNTPVNMPLNIGDNPIRNPFVIPGLKKVNVESNLNPTYSFDNFIEGDCNRLARSAAYAVANKPGGTAFNPLLIYGGVGLGKTHLAHAIGIGIKNQFPNKTVLYTQAETFTRQFIDSIKNNTTNDFINFYKLMDVLILDDVEFFAGKEKTQDAFFHIFNHLHQSGKQIVLTADKPPVEMKGIEQRLLSRFKWGLSADVQAPGLETRIAILQRKIYGNGVEISDDVLEYLAYSINTNIREMEGALTSLIAHASLNKKAINLELAKKMIDKFVKNTAREVSMDYIHKIVCDYFNLPIELLKSKTRKREVVQARQIAMYFAKKMTKWSLASIGAQCGGKDHATVLHACRTVNNLAETDKQFKGYLEDLEKKLNVN
- a CDS encoding acyl-CoA thioesterase, producing MYTYNTQIRIRYSETDRMGYCYYGNYAQFFEIGRVETLRSLGISYKELEDQGIMLPVLDYQVRFLKPAFYDDLLTIKTTISKLPSARIVFDYEILNENNVLISTAQTTLVFIQDKTMKPCMVPQHLLEKIKPFF
- the mnmD gene encoding tRNA (5-methylaminomethyl-2-thiouridine)(34)-methyltransferase MnmD, with translation MIRKIIVTDDNSKSIYVESLNETYHSTHGALQEAQHVFIEHGLKSTQLKKNVKIFEMGFGTGLNAILTIIYCLENNLPLYYIGVEKYPLSQIEIEQVNSTHLPELKKFSALYKLIHASPYNQDVELAPNIILKKIHADVRSIELPLNFFTLIYYDAFGPKIQPDLWSAELMKKMYESLASQGKLVTYCAQGQFRRNLKEAGFMVERLAGPIGKREITSATKSSEL